A window of the Arachis duranensis cultivar V14167 chromosome 5, aradu.V14167.gnm2.J7QH, whole genome shotgun sequence genome harbors these coding sequences:
- the LOC107487499 gene encoding uncharacterized protein LOC107487499 isoform X1 codes for MDSILSPENLDSQISNSFPSPSFPSEPPDVGNWFSSYKYQSPDPDTNFGFEESEFRGSNIQKNEEENANFEIDKIQDEVVEDDKHNEKVCLTGQSLDSFSSDSPLSEPLDIGNWFSSYAYESYVPDTYSMTKDVVSEESECEKERLDLEVINEDEDRSQNDHPKACFPHHSPSDENKRVEEPSRRGNNGSAVEKSLATTCTSHLENVLQPCIQDKTLKHNSNPKEYGETIRMNHGSVNCSREAQIVPLDVKKSSGYRIQEMIQNNDIREGKSEAKIQHGTVDVSISLCKRSSRTSSTCTRNKENDGFISTRKDKCAKPNGENSWKKPEIVSLKCSRKTGTVPLACEKQAVKKRKALTDVTNVQQSNVIEITGKWKCPQKGKPYVGPALKQLRLEKWVHRVL; via the exons ATGGATTCAATTCTAAGCCCTGAAAACCTAGATTCCCAG ATTTCCAATTCGTTTCCGTCACCTTCATTCCCTTCTG AGCCTCCTGATGTTGGTAACTGGTTCTCAAGCTACAAGTATCAATCTCCCGATCCGGATACAAATTTTGGGTTTGAAGAATCTGAGTTTAGAGGATCCAATATccagaaaaatgaagaagaaaatgcgAATTTCGAAATTGATAAGATCCAAGATGAAGTAGTTGAGGATGATAAGCACAATGAGAAAGTGTGTTTGACCGGG caGAGTTTGGATTCTTTTAGCTCAGACTCACCCCTTTCAG AGCCTCTTGATATTGGAAACTGGTTCTCCAGCTATGCATACGAGTCTTATGTGCCGGATACGTATAGCATGACTAAGGATGTTGTTTCAGAAGAGAGTGAGTGTGAGAAGGAAAGGCTTGATTTAGAAGTCATAAATGAAGATGAAGACAGGTCTCAGAATGATCATCCAAAAGCATGTTTTCCACATCATAGCCCTTCTGATGAAAACAAAAGGGTAGAAGAGCCTTCTAGGAGG GGTAACAATGGTAGTGCAGTTGAAAAAAGTTTAGCTACTACATGCACTTCCCATTTGGAAAATGTTTTGCAGCCATGTATACAGGATAAGACATTGAAACATAATTCTAATCCAAAGGAGTATGGGGAAACAATAAGGATGAATCATGGAAGTGTTAATTGTAGCCGAGAAGCGCAGATAGTGCCATTAGATGTCAAGAAAAGTTCAGGCTATAGAATTCAAGAAATGATACAAAATAATGATATCAGAGAAGGAAAATCAGAAGCTAAGATCCAACATGGCACGGTTGATGTGAGCATAAGTTTATGTAAAAGATCCTCAAGAACGAGTTCAACTTGTACAAGGAATAAAGAAAATGATGGATTTATTTCAACAAGGAAGGACAAATGTGCCAAACCCAATGGTGAAAATTCATGGAAGAAACCAGAAATAGTATCACTAAAATGTTCAAGAAAAACAGGAACAGTTCCATTGGCCTGTGAAAAGCAAGCTGTCAAAAAGAGAAAGGCATTAACAGATGTAACAAATGTTCAACAATCCAATGTCATTGAGATTACAGGGAAATGGAAATGCCCCCAAAAGGGTAAACCGTATGTTGGGCCTGCTCTGAAGCAACTTAGACTTGAGAAATGGGTTCATAGGGTTTTATAA
- the LOC107487499 gene encoding uncharacterized protein LOC107487499 isoform X2, which yields MDSILSPENLDSQISNSFPSPSFPSEPPDVGNWFSSYKYQSPDPDTNFGFEESEFRGSNIQKNEEENANFEIDKIQDEVVEDDKHNEKVCLTGSLDSFSSDSPLSEPLDIGNWFSSYAYESYVPDTYSMTKDVVSEESECEKERLDLEVINEDEDRSQNDHPKACFPHHSPSDENKRVEEPSRRGNNGSAVEKSLATTCTSHLENVLQPCIQDKTLKHNSNPKEYGETIRMNHGSVNCSREAQIVPLDVKKSSGYRIQEMIQNNDIREGKSEAKIQHGTVDVSISLCKRSSRTSSTCTRNKENDGFISTRKDKCAKPNGENSWKKPEIVSLKCSRKTGTVPLACEKQAVKKRKALTDVTNVQQSNVIEITGKWKCPQKGKPYVGPALKQLRLEKWVHRVL from the exons ATGGATTCAATTCTAAGCCCTGAAAACCTAGATTCCCAG ATTTCCAATTCGTTTCCGTCACCTTCATTCCCTTCTG AGCCTCCTGATGTTGGTAACTGGTTCTCAAGCTACAAGTATCAATCTCCCGATCCGGATACAAATTTTGGGTTTGAAGAATCTGAGTTTAGAGGATCCAATATccagaaaaatgaagaagaaaatgcgAATTTCGAAATTGATAAGATCCAAGATGAAGTAGTTGAGGATGATAAGCACAATGAGAAAGTGTGTTTGACCGGG AGTTTGGATTCTTTTAGCTCAGACTCACCCCTTTCAG AGCCTCTTGATATTGGAAACTGGTTCTCCAGCTATGCATACGAGTCTTATGTGCCGGATACGTATAGCATGACTAAGGATGTTGTTTCAGAAGAGAGTGAGTGTGAGAAGGAAAGGCTTGATTTAGAAGTCATAAATGAAGATGAAGACAGGTCTCAGAATGATCATCCAAAAGCATGTTTTCCACATCATAGCCCTTCTGATGAAAACAAAAGGGTAGAAGAGCCTTCTAGGAGG GGTAACAATGGTAGTGCAGTTGAAAAAAGTTTAGCTACTACATGCACTTCCCATTTGGAAAATGTTTTGCAGCCATGTATACAGGATAAGACATTGAAACATAATTCTAATCCAAAGGAGTATGGGGAAACAATAAGGATGAATCATGGAAGTGTTAATTGTAGCCGAGAAGCGCAGATAGTGCCATTAGATGTCAAGAAAAGTTCAGGCTATAGAATTCAAGAAATGATACAAAATAATGATATCAGAGAAGGAAAATCAGAAGCTAAGATCCAACATGGCACGGTTGATGTGAGCATAAGTTTATGTAAAAGATCCTCAAGAACGAGTTCAACTTGTACAAGGAATAAAGAAAATGATGGATTTATTTCAACAAGGAAGGACAAATGTGCCAAACCCAATGGTGAAAATTCATGGAAGAAACCAGAAATAGTATCACTAAAATGTTCAAGAAAAACAGGAACAGTTCCATTGGCCTGTGAAAAGCAAGCTGTCAAAAAGAGAAAGGCATTAACAGATGTAACAAATGTTCAACAATCCAATGTCATTGAGATTACAGGGAAATGGAAATGCCCCCAAAAGGGTAAACCGTATGTTGGGCCTGCTCTGAAGCAACTTAGACTTGAGAAATGGGTTCATAGGGTTTTATAA